In the genome of Cronobacter malonaticus LMG 23826, one region contains:
- the secE gene encoding preprotein translocase subunit SecE — protein sequence MSANTEAQGSGRGLEVMKWLVVAALLIVAIVGNFLYREVTLPLRALAVVILIAAAGGVALLTTKGKATVAFAREARTEVRKVIWPTRQETLHTTLIVAAVTAVMSLILWGLDGILVRLVSFITGLRF from the coding sequence ATGAGTGCGAATACCGAAGCTCAGGGAAGCGGGCGCGGCCTGGAAGTGATGAAGTGGTTGGTTGTCGCTGCGCTGCTGATCGTAGCTATCGTAGGCAACTTTCTTTACCGTGAGGTGACTCTGCCGCTGCGTGCTCTTGCGGTAGTTATTCTGATTGCTGCAGCGGGTGGTGTCGCGCTGTTGACGACAAAAGGTAAAGCTACGGTCGCCTTTGCCCGTGAAGCGAGAACCGAAGTCCGTAAGGTTATTTGGCCGACTCGCCAGGAAACGTTGCACACCACATTAATCGTGGCTGCAGTGACCGCAGTTATGTCACTGATCCTGTGGGGGCTGGATGGTATTCTGGTCCGCCTGGTATCCTTTATCACTG
- the tuf gene encoding elongation factor Tu: MSKEKFERTKPHVNVGTIGHVDHGKTTLTAAITTVLAKTYGGSARAFDQIDNAPEEKARGITINTSHVEYDTPTRHYAHVDCPGHADYVKNMITGAAQMDGAILVVAATDGPMPQTREHILLGRQVGVPYIIVFLNKCDMVDDEELLELVEMEVRELLSQYDFPGDDTPIVRGSALKALEGDAEWEAKIIELAGHLDSYIPEPERAIDKPFLLPIEDVFSISGRGTVVTGRVERGIIKVGEEVEIVGIKDTAKSTCTGVEMFRKLLDEGRAGENVGVLLRGIKREEIERGQVLAKPGSIKPHTKFESEVYILSKDEGGRHTPFFKGYRPQFYFRTTDVTGTIELPEGVEMVMPGDNIKMVVTLIHPIAMDDGLRFAIREGGRTVGAGVVAKVLG, translated from the coding sequence ATGTCTAAAGAAAAGTTTGAACGTACAAAACCGCACGTTAACGTCGGTACTATCGGCCACGTTGACCATGGTAAAACAACGCTGACCGCTGCCATCACTACCGTTCTGGCGAAAACCTACGGTGGTTCTGCTCGTGCATTCGACCAGATCGATAACGCGCCGGAAGAAAAAGCTCGTGGTATCACCATCAACACCTCTCACGTTGAATATGACACCCCGACCCGCCACTACGCGCACGTTGACTGCCCGGGCCACGCCGACTACGTGAAAAACATGATCACCGGTGCTGCTCAGATGGACGGCGCTATCCTGGTTGTTGCTGCGACTGACGGCCCGATGCCGCAGACCCGTGAGCACATCCTGCTGGGTCGTCAGGTAGGCGTTCCGTACATCATCGTGTTCCTGAACAAATGCGACATGGTTGATGACGAAGAGCTGCTGGAACTGGTTGAGATGGAAGTGCGTGAGCTGCTGTCTCAGTACGACTTCCCGGGCGACGACACCCCGATCGTTCGTGGCTCTGCTCTGAAAGCGCTGGAAGGCGACGCAGAGTGGGAAGCGAAAATCATCGAGCTGGCTGGTCATCTGGATTCCTACATCCCGGAACCGGAGCGCGCGATTGACAAGCCGTTCCTGCTGCCGATCGAAGACGTATTCTCCATCTCCGGTCGTGGTACCGTTGTTACCGGTCGTGTAGAGCGCGGTATCATCAAGGTTGGTGAAGAAGTTGAAATCGTGGGTATCAAAGACACCGCGAAATCCACCTGTACCGGCGTTGAAATGTTCCGCAAACTGCTGGACGAAGGCCGTGCGGGCGAGAACGTAGGTGTTCTGCTGCGTGGTATCAAACGTGAAGAAATCGAACGTGGTCAGGTACTGGCTAAGCCGGGCTCCATCAAGCCGCACACCAAGTTCGAATCTGAAGTGTACATTCTGTCCAAAGACGAAGGCGGCCGTCACACTCCGTTCTTCAAAGGCTACCGTCCGCAGTTCTACTTCCGTACAACTGACGTGACTGGCACCATCGAACTGCCGGAAGGCGTGGAGATGGTAATGCCGGGCGACAACATCAAAATGGTTGTTACCCTGATCCACCCGATCGCGATGGATGACGGTCTGCGTTTCGCAATCCGCGAAGGCGGCCGTACCGTTGGCGCGGGCGTGGTTGCTAAAGTTCTCGGCTAA
- the coaA gene encoding type I pantothenate kinase: MSNKDQTLTSPYLQFNRSQWAALRDSVPMTLTEGEIARLKGINEDLSLEEVAEIYLPLSRLLNFYISSNLRRQAVLEQFLGTNGQRIPYIISIAGSVAVGKSTTARVLQALLSRWPEHRRVELITTDGFLHPNAVLKERNLMKKKGFPQSYDMHRLVKFVSDIKSGVPNVTAPVYSHLIYDVIPDGDKVVNQPDILILEGLNVLQSGMDYPHDPHHVFVSDFVDFSIYVDAPEDLLQRWYINRFLKFREGAFTDPDSYFHNYAKLSEDEAVNIATQLWKEINWLNLKENILPTRERASLIMTKSANHAVDCVRLRK, from the coding sequence ATGAGTAATAAAGATCAAACCTTAACGTCCCCTTATCTCCAGTTTAACCGGAGCCAGTGGGCCGCCCTGCGCGATTCCGTACCGATGACGCTTACCGAAGGCGAAATAGCGCGCCTGAAGGGCATTAACGAAGACCTCTCTCTTGAAGAAGTGGCGGAAATTTATCTGCCGCTATCGCGCTTGCTCAATTTTTATATTAGCTCCAACTTACGCCGGCAGGCCGTACTTGAGCAGTTTCTCGGCACCAATGGTCAGCGCATACCTTATATTATCAGCATTGCAGGTAGCGTTGCGGTGGGTAAAAGTACGACTGCTCGCGTATTGCAGGCGCTGTTAAGCCGCTGGCCTGAGCACCGTCGCGTAGAGCTGATTACGACCGATGGTTTCCTTCATCCGAACGCGGTTTTAAAAGAACGTAATCTGATGAAGAAGAAAGGCTTTCCCCAGTCGTACGATATGCATCGCCTGGTTAAGTTTGTTTCTGATATTAAATCAGGCGTGCCGAATGTCACCGCGCCGGTTTATTCACATCTCATTTACGATGTCATCCCCGATGGGGATAAGGTCGTTAATCAGCCGGATATACTTATTCTTGAAGGGCTAAACGTTCTGCAAAGCGGTATGGATTATCCTCATGATCCACATCATGTCTTTGTTTCAGACTTCGTCGATTTCTCTATTTATGTGGATGCGCCAGAGGATTTACTACAGCGCTGGTATATCAACCGCTTTCTGAAATTCCGTGAGGGCGCGTTTACCGATCCAGACTCTTATTTTCATAACTACGCCAAACTGTCAGAAGATGAAGCGGTAAATATCGCCACACAGTTATGGAAAGAGATTAACTGGTTGAACCTGAAAGAGAATATCTTACCAACTCGAGAACGGGCCAGCCTCATCATGACCAAGAGCGCGAACCATGCCGTCGACTGTGTCCGCTTAAGAAAATAA
- the birA gene encoding bifunctional biotin--[acetyl-CoA-carboxylase] ligase/biotin operon repressor BirA, translated as MKDNTIPLTLVSLLADGEFHSGEQLGEKLGMSRAAINKHIQTLRDWGIDVFTVPGKGYSLPGPIQLLNEAYIHSHIKNGSVTVLPVIDSTNQYLLDRLSELDSGDACIAEYQQAGRGRRGRKWFSPFGANLYLSMYWRLEQGPAAAIGLSLVIGIVMAEVLHELGADQVRVKWPNDLYLSDRKLAGILVELTGKTGDAAQIVIGAGINLAMRQVESDIVNQGWINLQEAGIKVDRNELAVRLIEKLRASLRQFEQEGLAPFLTRWEKLDNFIHRQVKLIIGEREIYGISRGIDNQGALLLEQNGVIKPWVGGEISLRSAE; from the coding sequence TTGAAAGATAATACTATTCCGTTAACCCTGGTTTCGCTTCTTGCCGACGGCGAGTTTCACTCTGGCGAGCAACTTGGTGAAAAGCTGGGAATGAGCCGGGCTGCGATTAACAAGCATATCCAGACGCTACGCGACTGGGGTATTGACGTCTTTACGGTGCCGGGTAAAGGATATAGCCTGCCAGGTCCAATACAGTTACTTAACGAAGCCTACATTCATTCTCATATAAAAAACGGTTCAGTCACAGTGCTGCCTGTTATTGATTCTACAAACCAATATTTACTGGACAGACTTTCTGAGCTTGATTCTGGCGACGCCTGTATCGCTGAATATCAGCAGGCTGGTCGTGGGCGTCGTGGCCGTAAATGGTTCTCACCGTTTGGGGCAAACCTTTATCTTTCTATGTACTGGCGTCTTGAGCAGGGGCCTGCCGCTGCTATCGGTTTAAGCCTGGTTATTGGTATCGTGATGGCTGAAGTACTGCACGAACTGGGAGCCGATCAGGTACGCGTTAAATGGCCTAACGATCTTTATCTGAGTGACAGAAAGCTGGCTGGTATTCTTGTTGAGCTTACGGGAAAAACGGGCGATGCAGCACAGATAGTGATTGGCGCGGGTATCAACCTCGCGATGCGGCAGGTAGAAAGCGACATCGTGAATCAGGGTTGGATTAATCTTCAGGAGGCGGGTATTAAGGTTGACAGAAACGAGCTGGCCGTCAGGTTGATTGAAAAGCTGCGCGCGTCTTTGCGGCAATTTGAGCAAGAGGGGCTGGCTCCCTTCTTAACCCGCTGGGAAAAGCTGGATAATTTTATTCACCGCCAGGTTAAACTTATTATTGGTGAGCGGGAAATATACGGGATTTCGCGTGGTATAGATAATCAGGGAGCGCTATTGCTGGAGCAAAACGGTGTGATAAAACCCTGGGTGGGCGGCGAGATTTCATTACGCAGCGCAGAATGA
- the murB gene encoding UDP-N-acetylmuramate dehydrogenase — MNNTLKPYNTFGIDKCAQQIVTAHSAEALAEAWQQAQAVSRPVLILGEGSNVLFLDDFNGTVILNRIMGIQVEERHDAWLIHAGAGENWHRLVEYTLDHNMAGLENLALIPGCAGSSPIQNIGAYGVEFKQLCLYVDCLDLITGKSVRLGNSDCRFGYRDSIFKHDYQNRYAITGIGLRLPKAWSPVLIYGDLTRLSPDTVTPRQVFDAVCHMRRTKLPDPKEYGNAGSFFKNPVITAEEASALFIHYPDAPRYPQNDGQVKLAAGWLIDRCDMKGYSVGGATVHRHQALVLINEHNATSEDIVKLAHEVRQRVGEKFNVWLEPEVRFIGSTGEVNAVETIA; from the coding sequence ATGAATAACACCCTTAAACCCTACAATACATTCGGTATTGATAAATGCGCGCAGCAGATCGTGACGGCGCATAGTGCAGAGGCGCTGGCTGAAGCATGGCAGCAGGCGCAGGCAGTCTCCCGGCCGGTTTTGATCCTGGGTGAGGGAAGCAACGTGCTATTTCTTGATGATTTCAACGGCACGGTAATTCTGAACCGTATCATGGGCATACAGGTTGAAGAACGGCATGACGCCTGGCTGATACATGCAGGTGCGGGTGAAAACTGGCATCGTCTCGTTGAGTACACACTGGACCATAACATGGCCGGGCTTGAAAACCTGGCACTTATTCCAGGCTGTGCTGGCTCTTCGCCTATTCAGAATATTGGCGCTTATGGCGTAGAGTTTAAACAGCTCTGTCTGTATGTTGACTGCCTTGATTTAATAACGGGCAAGTCGGTTCGTCTTGGTAATAGTGACTGCCGCTTTGGTTACCGCGACAGCATTTTCAAACATGATTACCAGAATCGATATGCCATCACAGGCATTGGTCTTCGTCTTCCTAAAGCATGGTCGCCTGTACTGATCTATGGCGATTTGACACGCTTATCACCTGATACCGTCACACCGCGCCAGGTATTCGATGCAGTATGTCATATGCGTCGTACTAAACTGCCCGATCCTAAGGAATACGGTAATGCTGGCAGCTTCTTCAAAAACCCGGTGATCACTGCAGAAGAAGCTAGTGCGTTATTTATACATTACCCTGATGCGCCGCGTTACCCGCAAAATGATGGGCAGGTAAAACTCGCTGCAGGCTGGCTTATTGATCGGTGTGATATGAAAGGCTATAGCGTCGGCGGCGCGACAGTGCATCGCCATCAGGCCCTGGTGCTTATTAATGAACATAATGCGACCAGTGAAGATATCGTGAAACTCGCGCATGAAGTTCGTCAACGTGTCGGCGAAAAATTTAATGTCTGGCTTGAGCCTGAGGTTCGCTTTATTGGTTCTACTGGTGAGGTGAATGCTGTGGAGACGATTGCTTGA